ATTCCTCCGGATCATCGATCGGGCGGGGTGGTGGCCGGGTGGCCGGTGACGTCCCGGGACGCGCGGCGCCCGCCCGGCCGGGGTCGGCGGGGCGGGCGTGGGGCGGGCCCGGGGCGAGGTGGTCAGCCGGTGTTGTTGGTGATCGAGCCGCGCCACCCGGCGCTCTGGCGGCCGATGGTGGTGGTGTGCTGACGGTGGACCAGGGCCAGGACAGTGCCGGTGGCGCTGGCACCGTCGCCGCTGGCCGCCGTACCGGCGGTCGCGGTTCCGGCGGTTAGGGAACGGAGCTTGCCGAGGAGGGCCGCCGCCCCAAGCATCACCAGGCCGACGAGGATTGCGCACCATTTGAGGAGGTCGCCGAGTTCGTCTGCGTGTGGGGCGACGGTGGCGACGGCTGCGCCCAGCATCCACACCGCGCCGCCCGCGGCCAGCGAGGCGATCGAGCCGTACAGGAGGTACTGGCGCACCGCCAGCGGCAGTCCCTGCTCGACGGCCGCGCCGACCACCGGGGCAGGGGCGGGGGAGAGGTTCGCGGCGGCAGGCTCGCGCCGCTCGGCCAGCCGCTTGCCCATGGCGTCCAGGTGGCCGGAGACGTCGAAGACCGGTACGGCGGTGGCCTGGCCGTCCACGATTGCGGGCACGCACGTGGCGTCGCCGCTGTCCGGATTCAGCGGCACGGCGACGAGCTGCCCGTCCATGGTCGTCGTCGCGTAGCCGCGCTCCAGGAGGATCACGGCCGGCGAGTCGACGGGATGGCTGCTGCCAAGGTCAGGGGTCATTTCTGCTCCTTGAGGGGGCTGCGGGTGAGCGGAGGTGGGCCGTTCTTGGGCGCGACAGGTGCTGCCGTGCCCGGGTACGGACGCCGGTGGCGGGTCGCGGGAGATGAAGGCGGGACCCTGCCCTCGGCGGGGCTGATCGGTCGAACTCCTGCCGGCCGGGCTGCCGGGCGGCATGCTGGTGCGTACTGGAGGGGAGTTGCTGTGGGCTGGCTTTGGGATTCGTCGCCACGGGTGATCGAGTTCGACGCGGTGATCGACGAGGACGGGACGATCTGGAACGCGTTCACCGACGACGACGGCGTCCTGTGGATCGAGGACTTGGACGAGTCGCTGTCGGTACGGGTGACGGGCGTGATCGTCGGCAACCAGATCCTCGACGCGTGGGTACTCGACGACGGCACGCTGCGCATCGCTGGCTGAGAGCCAGAACGGGCGTCAGGGCTGCCGGCCGCGCCGGTAGGGCCGAGCCGGTGCGCCGTGCCGTCCGCCAGAGCCGCGAGCACCGAGAGGGGCATCGGGCGCTGATGGACAGCAGAGCGCACCGGTCAGACCGGCGCGCCGTCCTCGAATGTCCTCAGTAGCCTGGCGGCGGCGTCGTCGGTGAAGTGCCGGGTCTCCTCCCAGAGGCGGCCGCCGTATTCGGCGGGTGCGTACTGCAGTGTCATCTCGCGAAACCGGTCCTCTTCGTCCGGAAGGTCCTCGTCGACCTCGCCGGTGTCGAACGCGAGGAGCAGATCGGTGAGCTGCTTGGCGGTCAGGTCCCGCAGGTCGCGGTAGTCGGAGCCGTCGTCGGTGACGAGGGTGAGGGTGACCTCGGTCAGGTCCTCGTCCGCGACGGCGGCGCCCTCCTCAGTGCTGAACTCGGTGGTGGTCACGGTGTGCTCCGTTCTCGGCCCGTCCGGGGCCGGGTGAATGGGGGGGCGGGGATGGCCGGGGCGGGCGCGGGCTTCTGCTGCGCCCCGGCCCTGGGTTTGGCCGTCAGCGCCGGATGGCTGCGAGGGCCTGGTCGACGGTTGTGATGGTGCTGCGGCCCGCGGTCTTGCCACCGCGCTTCGGGGCGGGCTCCTCGTCTTCGTCGTCGGGGTCGTCGCCGAACTCGCCGGGCTGCGGAGGCAGGGACCAGTCGAACAACAGGCTGCGGGCCTCGAGTTCGCGGGTTTCGTGTGCGGTGAGGTCGTAGACCTCGGCGGAGAACAGGTCGTCGATGCCCTTCCCGAAGTCTGCGAACAACGTGCGCAGGACCTCGGGCTTGCGCCCGGGAACGGTCCAGCCGACTCCGCCCGTGTTGGAGTCGCTGGGCGGCTCGGCCTCGCCGGCCAGGATCCGCTCGATGCGGCCTCCCGCCTCCCTGGAGAACGAGCGAGGCAGCGCGTCCGGGATGTACTCCAGCGCCACGCCCAGATCCTTGAACGTGGAGGTGATGTCGCCCGGTGCGAGCTTGAGGAGGACGGGGATGCCGTTCTCGCGGATGTTCTTCAGCATCAGCGACGGGAATCCGTGCTGGACCTGCGCGGACTGGCCGGCGATGACCTCGCCGATGCCGTACTTGCGGCCCTTGACGGACACCTCTTGGGCGAGTGCGGAGATCTCGTCTCCATAGTCCGGGTCGGCGGCCGCCGACAGGAACTCGTCCTGGAAGCATTCCAGCGGCCGGTAGGGGCAGCCGGGCAGCTTCGGGTCCCAATCGTGGATCTTGCCGTCGGACCAGGCCATGGTGCCGCGAATCTCCATCAGCGCGATCAGCGCCCGCAGTTGACGCAGCATGTACAGCGCGCCGACGCCGTAGCGGGCGCAGTGTGCGCCCAGCAGCGGCGTCTTCTCGTCCGGGGCTTCGGTGCCCAGCCACAGCACGGCGCCGAAGTTGCTGTAGGCGGCCATCACCAGCGCCATCAGTTGGGTCTTGCCGCCGCCGGACGGGGCGACGACCAGGACGTGGGCCGCGCCGCGGTCGGTGTAGACGCGGTTGAGCGCGGGCTGGCCGTTGGCGAGGTAGCCGGTGGTCCACCAGCCGTTCTCGTCCGGGGTGAGGAGGGCGCGGGTGGCCGGGTAGACCTTGCTGAGCGGAGAGTCGTCCCACACCGCCACCAGGACGCGCCGGCCGTCGACGGTGGCGAACACCCGGCCGTCGTCGTGGCTGGCTCCCATGGCCCGGGCCAGGGCGACGGGGTCGATGCGGGGCTCGCCCGCGGAGTCGGGCAGTTCGGCGATCCAGTAGCTCACCTGCCGGTCCTCGTCGCGGCGCTTGCCGATGAACCGGGAGCCGGGGATCGCGTTCGACGCGACCTGGTCCTCCCACCGCTCGGCTTCGGTGGGGCTGGTGCGCCGGCGCTTGCGCTCGTCGGGGATCACCTGGACCTCCCGCCAGCCGGGGCCGCTCTGGCGCCCGGCCATCGCCGTGGCCTCCAGGAGCACCACGTCGCTCTCGTTGACGGCGAACGCCGCGGCGACCGCGGCCCGGGTCAGGCCGCCGCCGATCGGGCGGCCGCGCTCGCTGGAGCGCAGCAGCATGGTGAGGTCGTGCGGCTTGCCGACGTGGGGGTGGGCGGCGGCGACGTGGGTGTGTCCCGCGCCGCCGGCGCTGCGCCACAGTGCCCGCACGTCCGCGCTGAACCGGTCGGTGGCGTCCAACGGGTCCAGCACCTCCACATCCCGGGCCGGTGCAGGCGGCGGCGCGGTCAGCGCCTTGGCCTCCGGCGCGGCGGCGACGGCGGGCCGGTTGCGGCGCAGGGTCTTGGAGAGCGGCGCGACCGCGCAGAACAGCAGCCCCCAGCCGCCGGCCATGGCGGCGTCCCAGTGCCAGCCGGAGATGTTGCGGGCGGCGAGGTCAACAACCCCCGCCGTCAGCAGGGGAGACAGGCGCACCAGCCACAGGCCCTCGCGCCTGGCCCGGGCCGCGACGACGGCGAGGGCGGCGGCGACACCCACGCCTTCGACGGTGGCGACGGCGACGCCGAGCGGGTGGTGCGGGGGGAGGCTGGCCGCCATGCCCAGGACGGGCGCGGCGGCCAGGTACACGGTGCGCTCCAGCCTCGTCACGATGGCGGCCACTGGCGTACTCCTTGTCGAGAGAGTGGAAGGGGCGGGCCCGCCGTGTGCGAGCCCGCCCCTGGGTGGCGGTGGTGGATTTCCCGGTTCTTCGCGGTGCTACTGGAAGAAACCGGGCTTGGGGGTGCGGTGTTTGCGGCCCTTGCGGACGTGGTGGAGCGGCCCGTACATGCGGGCGTGAGCACGTTGCACGGCGACGGCGGCGTTCGCGGCCTGCTGGGCGGTCTCGAGCATCTGGCGGACGGCCGTGGCGGCCCGGTTCTGCTCCTTGGCCACGTCTTGGGTCATGTCCACGAACTGGCCGTCGACCTCGGCGTCGGCGAGGTTGACGGCCAGCGCGGACGCCTCGTCAGCGGTCCTGCGGGACTTCGTGTCCAGGCCCTCCAGGTCTTGGACGGCCTTCTGCATCGCCGCGCTGAAGACCTTCAGCGTGTGCTGCACGGCCTCGAAGTCGTTGCCGCTGTCGTGCGTAACGCTCCGGGGCGGGCGCCCCCTTCCGGAGTACACGGAGGCCGTCTTGGTCCCGGGTACGGCGGGCAGGCTGTTGGTCTGGTCACTCATTGACCGTCCCTCCTGTCGGCTCGGTAGTGGGTCACTCGTGGTGGTGGACGGCTGCGGACGCCTGCTCCACGCCGCCTTCGCGCATGGCGTCGAGGTCTTCCTGGTAGATCCGCGCGACGTCTTTCGCGGTTTCCTCGGCTTTCTGTGCGGCGGTGTGGACGGCGCGGGCCAGGCGGTCCGCGTTCACCGCGGTGCTTTCGGACATCGCGGCCAGGGCGTCCAGGAGCCGGATCACCTTGCGGTCGAGGTTGTGGCTGCCGCCGAGCTCGGCGCACATGCGCTTCAAGCGGTGCGCCCAGACGGTGAGGTTGTCCACCGCGTTCTGGACCTTCTCGGCGTCCTGGGCGGAGTTGACCTTGATGTTGGCCATCGTGATCAGGAACTCGCTGAACGTCACCTCGGTCTGGTGCTCGCGGGCCATGCGCTGACTGGCCGAGCTCCAGGGCCTGCCGGGCAGCGGCCCGGCGCCCGCAGCGCCGGCGGTCCGGACGGCGCCGGGTTGCTCGGAGTGGGACTCGGGGGCGGGGTCCGCCGCGGCGGACCCCTTGGCGGTCAGTTCGGGCACCACGATCTCCGCGTCGGGGACGTCGTCTTCGCTCTCCGCCGGGCGGCGGGGAGCCATGTCCGGGTTGCCGGCGGACACCGTCTCCGGCTCCGGGTCCGGACCGGGGCCGGGCGGGTGCTGGTCGGAGACGTTTCGCAGGAACTCCCGCCAGCCGTCTCCCGTCCCGGCGCCGCCGTCCGTCTCCTTGTCGGCCCGGTTCGTGTCGTGCAGCGTCCGCAGGAACTCCGTCCAGCCGTCCCCGGTCTTCGCTCCGCCGAACGCGTCGTCGGCTCCGGTTTCGGCCGCGTCGCCCGTCTCCGGCCCCGACCCGGTCCCGGTTTCGGGGTCGGCCCCCGGCACCGTGCGGCGGTCCTTGTCCTTCGTCAGGTCCGCCTCCGGACCCGCCGTGCCGGGTTTCGGGTCCACACCCTCGGATTTCGGGAACGCCTCCTCCGATTTCGGGCCCGACTCCTCGGGCTTCGAGGGCGCGTCCTCGGGCTTCGACGACGCCTCGTCGAGCTTCGCTTCCGCCTTGCGCCTCCACCCCTCCAGCAGCGCGCGGGCCAGATCCACGCGACTCGACCCGGACTCCTCCGCCAGCTTCTTGCGCCGCTGCTTTCGGGCGTAGTCGTCGTCGCGGACACGCTCGCGGTGCGCGCGGCCGGAGTCCCGGTCCTTGGTGCGGTCGGCCAGGTCGGCGCTCTGCCGCGCCGCCCTCCGCTCCTGGCGAGCCTGGGAACGCTCGGCGGCGGCCCCGGACCACGTACGGGGGCGCTCACCACCGCTCGAACCGCCGCGGGCTGCGCCTGCGCCACCGGACGGCCCCGACTTCCCGGACGGGCCCGGACCGCCTGAGCCGTGGGAGCCGCCAGAGTGGTTCTGGCGGCCCGTCAGACCGCCTCCCGCTCCCTGAGACTGGCCGCGTGGCCCGAAGGGCGCAGAGGGCCCCTTGGGCGTCTGCCGGTGGCCTTCGGAGTGCCGCTCCCCCGGGCGGTGGTGCGCGCCGCCCCCGTCACGGCCGCCACCGCTTCCGGAGCTGCGGCCGCCCAGCGGGCCGCTTCCCGGGCCGCCCGAGGACCCGCGGTTGGCGGGTCCCGGGCCGGACCAGTGGCCCGCGTTCGCGCTGCCCGGTCCCTTGCCGCCCGCGGCCGCCGAAGCATGGGCGGCGCGCGCGCCCAGCTGGGCCTTGCGCAGCTCGTTGTGCTGGGCCAGCAGGCCCATCTCCCGTTCGGTCTCCGCGTTCAGGCGGGCGACTTTGTCCGCGACCTGGGCCTCCCGGAAAGCTGCGTTCTCGTCCCGGTTCTGCCGCGCGGAATCCACCAGGTGCTGCAGCCATTCGGAAATGACCTCGGCGAAAGTCCGGCGCTCCGAGTATTCACCGTATTCCGATTCGTCGTATTCGGTTTCGCTTTCCTCGTATTCGCTCGCCGTGCCGGCCGGGGCGGGAATCGGCTCCGCCCGGAATGCGGCCGGTTCGGGTGGCTGGGGAGCGGCGGGGATTTCCGGCGCCCTCGCCGTGGTGTCCGCGGCGCCGCGCGCGGCGTCCGCGTAGCGGGCCGCCGGCGGAGGCACGTACGCCTCGCCGGAGCGCGGAAGGCTGATCACCCTCCCCTCGGGCTCGGTCCGGTCGCTGTCGTCGGGCACACCTGCTCCTCTCGCGGATTTGACAGACAGTGGGGGCCTCGTGCACGCGTGCACGCGTGCACGGGTGCACGCGATACGCACGCGCGAGGCCCCGCCGACGCTCCGCCGGGGCCTCAGTGGTGACGCAAGGTCACATCGGGGGGTGGCGGGTGGTGACGTCGTGCGCGTAGCGCAGCGTGTCGTTCCAGATCGTCGGGTCGCCCTTCGCGCGTTGCTGCAGGGCCGTCAGGAACAGTCGGCACACCAGGGAGAAGCCGTCCCAGACCTCGCCGCGCCCGGCCCGGTCCTCCTCCACCAGCTCCTTGCGCAGGCGGCGCAGCCAGTTCTCCGCGCCGCCTTTTCCCTCGCCACGTGACTGGATCGCCGCCGTTTCGCTGGCGCTGTAGAACTCGCGCCGGTTTTCCGCGGCTCTTTCGCGGGAGGTCAGCGGCCGCGTCATGCCGGCCGCTTCAGGTCGAAGATGCTGCGGGGTTCAGTGTAGCCCGTTTCCCCCATCCTGGGGGAGTTCACGGAATTCTGGTCGGTCGGCGCGGAATTCGGCTTCTTCTTGCTGTTGGTCTTTTCCAGGGCTTTCGCGGCGCGCTGTTCGGGCAGTGCTTCGACGCGCCGGTCGTGGGCGATGCGCCGCAGGGCCGAGCGCTCCAGGGCCCTGGCGGCCGCCTCCAGGCTGCGGATGCTCTTGGCCAGCTGGCGCTCGACGGGCAGGGCCCGCAGGCGGGCG
The window above is part of the Streptomyces sp. TLI_171 genome. Proteins encoded here:
- a CDS encoding chromosome segregation protein ParM, whose protein sequence is MAAIVTRLERTVYLAAAPVLGMAASLPPHHPLGVAVATVEGVGVAAALAVVAARARREGLWLVRLSPLLTAGVVDLAARNISGWHWDAAMAGGWGLLFCAVAPLSKTLRRNRPAVAAAPEAKALTAPPPAPARDVEVLDPLDATDRFSADVRALWRSAGGAGHTHVAAAHPHVGKPHDLTMLLRSSERGRPIGGGLTRAAVAAAFAVNESDVVLLEATAMAGRQSGPGWREVQVIPDERKRRRTSPTEAERWEDQVASNAIPGSRFIGKRRDEDRQVSYWIAELPDSAGEPRIDPVALARAMGASHDDGRVFATVDGRRVLVAVWDDSPLSKVYPATRALLTPDENGWWTTGYLANGQPALNRVYTDRGAAHVLVVAPSGGGKTQLMALVMAAYSNFGAVLWLGTEAPDEKTPLLGAHCARYGVGALYMLRQLRALIALMEIRGTMAWSDGKIHDWDPKLPGCPYRPLECFQDEFLSAAADPDYGDEISALAQEVSVKGRKYGIGEVIAGQSAQVQHGFPSLMLKNIRENGIPVLLKLAPGDITSTFKDLGVALEYIPDALPRSFSREAGGRIERILAGEAEPPSDSNTGGVGWTVPGRKPEVLRTLFADFGKGIDDLFSAEVYDLTAHETRELEARSLLFDWSLPPQPGEFGDDPDDEDEEPAPKRGGKTAGRSTITTVDQALAAIRR
- a CDS encoding conjugal transfer protein TraB — encoded protein: MSDQTNSLPAVPGTKTASVYSGRGRPPRSVTHDSGNDFEAVQHTLKVFSAAMQKAVQDLEGLDTKSRRTADEASALAVNLADAEVDGQFVDMTQDVAKEQNRAATAVRQMLETAQQAANAAVAVQRAHARMYGPLHHVRKGRKHRTPKPGFFQ